The genomic stretch CCAGCCACAGATCTTGTACACGGTGGAGGTgctgaggaggaagaagagcgaGAAGCAGCCGATGCAGGTAACCACTAGCATCATGGACATCCCGATGAAGAAGGAGGCTGCCTTGAAGGCTCTGGAGGGGATGGCGGCGAACTCGGTGAAGCTGCCCTGGCAAGCCAGCTCTCTGGAGACGCCGTCCCCGATGCAGTAGTGAAACAGGCCGAAGTAGCCTGCCTGCGGCGTGTCCACGCCATCGCCGATCCAATAGGGCTGCGAGAAGATGGTCACGTTCACGATGCCGAACAGGATGGTGAAGATGGCCCACAGGAGTCCGATGACGCGGGAGTTCCGGACGTAATTGGTCTGGTACAGTTTGGCAGCTTCTGCAGACGGTAGCATGGATGCGGCACTGGCAGGGATCATTGTATGCAATGCAGACCTAAAAAAACCGAAGAGGCGCTAAAGCTGTTTTGTCAAGGAGAGAGGAGGAGACGAGTCTACGGCCGTGCAAGTGCAGCACAGCGGCATCTGTCTGGCGCTATCATCTCATGAGGTGGCATCGTCGAAACAGGCGCTGGACCTGGTCTCGATGAAGGCTGGATGTGCCACTTGCAGGAGTCCACGATCACACTAGCCGTGTGTGCACACTCCCTCCCTGCGCGAGGCCGTCAGATGTGCCCTTGGAGCTCTCCAACGCAATAAACACCGTCAAGCTTGGTGTGCAGCAgatagaaagaaaaacaacagcgaGTGGCTCTAATTGTCCGTGTTCagaaaaagaaaggagacacaGACAGGCCGATCTGGGTCGTTCAACCGAACGTTGATGACAGCATCGCCAGCCGGTCAGCGGGTGATGCTGGCAGCCAGAGAGGGAGGGGCATGGGCGGTGTGGGTCTGTGTACACAAGAACACACTTTATGAACAAGGATTCTCTACCCTCTCTGCAATGTCGGCGCACATTGATGGATGCAGTTCAAGGACACAcaagacactttaaaaaaatatatatcatttttttttgatTGAGGCAGACAGAGATGTTCAGCAAAATatctatttattatgtattgttgtTATGAAGTTGCGTTTTCACTATGCTTTAAGTTAAATCAAGTCAGTAACAATTGACTActgcactgcaaactacaacaacaaaaagaaacacATACCTCTTGAAATGATGAGCAGTCATGAATGAGTGGTTGGAATCCCTTGTATCATTAATGAATGGAAttggttatttggttccagacctgactgtgataagtgcatttcctgATGAATAGAatgttttgtagttagagcagagaaaacctcatgaccttttttaacattagagccctctagacatgaaatagaacccctatagtcacctttacactcatattagccaatatagtagaagtcgtaaataagacttgtgaaCATGTGCGTTGCTGTAAATgcgttccggtgctaggggagctgagttggggcagacaggaagtgttgccaggggttcagagttgagtttaaaATTGGCGTGGGTttcggccacaacagtagcccgtgtaaggaatgattgtgcctgttgtgggatcattcaaacctgcaataaaagcttgttgttctggcgttcaagtttggtgcttgtgtgtctcactgaatattacagtaatattactgacaccagtGTAGAATGTTACATATGTGTAACTTGTATTTAAgttaatttagacattttatgcctgacaatgcttaatttaggcaaaatatgtcaaaattttctaaaatatgcatatttttgtttaaCAGTAGGCCacaatcaaccacaaaacagtgtgaTAAACACTCCATTTTCTTCTACttcaaaaaagtcttaaattacTGAGGAAAAGTCTGAAATGTCAAAAAAAGCACCAATTCTTCAGTGTGCTGTGCCTCCATGGCTGGAGTGACTGCCGAAAGAGTGTGACAGGCAAGATGGTGGCTGGGGAGGAGGGGGGTGTCAAAataaccacttcatttcactccttttcatagttgtttatttatctatgacaattttttttattaagtgagcactttcattttgttattgtttttttgcaaacttttttttggtgtcacgaGCACTTTAAGGCACCAGGCAGTGAGGTTTACCAGCGTACTCTTGCATTGTTGCAGCTGTTACATGTGCACTCACTACTCTAAAGTATTTACAAGTTTCAGAAGATGCactgtcatgaaaataaaaatgctgaaatgtgagggttggACACATTTCTTCCGACAAACCCTTGATAGGAGACTGCATTCTCTTTTTAAAGGCTTTGCTCACATGCAATTGTAGTTTCCATAAAATACAAGCAATCCATGACAATAGGCTCACCACGCCcctatgagtcactcactgaagtcaAGGGCACAAGTTGCACCCGTGAGCAAAATTCGAGTCTTGGTCGAGTGCCCGTGAGTCAGTGGAACTTGTGTAAATAGGTCGTTCAGTGGAGTCCACGATGCAGCTCGGACAGGAATGGGAAAGGAGAGTCGATTTGATCTGTTGATCTGGCAagtctgtttgtttttccacaggGCTAATAAATTTATTCAAATgcagaataactgtttgcattgatgtttattgattgaattattaaccGGGTGCCTTAATACTGTATAAGTAGAGTATAAATATAACTGTTTTATGATTAACTgagtgagtgattacaagtaCTTTATAGAAATACTGCTTTCTTAAATAATTAGCTGGGTAGATGAAcaactgtttaagtgtgtcaaaagtTAACTTGTAATAGTAGTGAGAGCTCACACATAGTGAAGGCCAGCCGGGACCCACAGCTGGATAGGGGAGCACAAACAAGTCAGACGCCTTGAGATAGACTGAGGAAAAGATATGTCTTGTTTATGTTAGGATAACTGTCAACAACTCAGCGGCTATCACCTGCTGACGTCACACAGCTTCGTCAAAGAATCCAGGAcaaagttatctttggagaaactggcgccaatggtcttaaacttcatctggtgtgagtcttctttccttttcTTAACTGAAGATGAACTAACACCTAAGGGGGAAGTAGGATTGGCTTAATTGATTTTCGAAAGTGGTCCTTTGGCCTTTAGTaagttgtggagaatttcatctccaccAAGTAACAATTGCACAGTTTATGCATGTTTCCTGGTTTCCTTTTTCTAATTTAGCTAGCTCTAACAAGCGTGAGTAAGTGTGCAAGTTAGCAAAGATGAGTAGCTGTGAGGTCTGGACAAGTTGTTCATGAATTTTACATCTATCATAGTGAGTACACTTCTTAAACTCCATGCGTGCTGCGGGATTCTTCTCAACCTGATTCCTCGTGATCACACTGTGCTCCTTCCAAGTGGTCCATTTCATCTTGAAGTACCTGTGGGTCATTATTTTGCAATATTTGTTTGCTACGTTTTATAGTCCTGTCTGACAAAGTCTGCTGCTTGGCTGGTCACCCCGCTCCACTTTTTGATattccttttgtttttgtttatagcTGTCTGTTTTTATGTGGTGCTCATTAAATACTATTTTTGAGGCCATGTTTGCCCCAGCATCTGGTCTCCAATCTTGAACTGAATGCTACGTGTGTGTTTAGTTAGTTTCAGAACACAATAAATTCACACTGCTatacacacctgatcaaaatgttaagaccagatGAAAAATGGCAAAAGTTTGATCTTAAGGGGGttcaaagtagagcttcaaaatgcaaaaagaagaaatagaaGTGATACTAAAAAATGttgttgccatccatccccaaacgctctcagttggatttagatcaggggaacacacaggatggtccaaaagggtaagcttattcctctggaagaagcccTTTGTCAGATGgccattgtgaagtgcagccttatcctgttgaaaaagacagtcattaccacacagacgagggccttgagtcatgagggacgcccccCAACATCTACACATCACCAGCTGCCacttgacgcccctgcacaacctgaagccccactgaaggatcatgatAGCGCCCCATCCACAGTGCcaagtggaaaacatctcaggtgggatctccttgtcatgccagtaacgctggaagccatcaggaccgtcaaggacgaagaaaactttcttccacctctctatgtcccatgtttggtgctctcctgcaaattccaaacaacgGCACGCCAACCTGAAATACTTCTCTcacagattcaagattcaagattcaagagagttttattgtcatgtgcatggtaaaacagcagttataccatgcaatgaaaatcttattctgttcattctcccaagaaaagaaagaaaacaaatgaaagaataagaacataagaaacataaacacataaacatacataccaataaattaagcaacaacaacagaagagacattaatacaagtaaataatacaaataaataaataaataaataaataaagtgctatgagtgtgtgcgtgtgttgcgtgcggcaagtgcgagtgcttcgttgaggagccatATGCCGACtagactgcacttggcaccagtaacaaccttcatttgagcCGGGgatggtcctgtgtcttgacggacaggcAATCGGATCCTCCtactcagggccggtgacatttaccacttgacttttttgttccataacctcaggatcttttaagaagtttaaaatgactgtctcacTGCGACCGATCTGGGCATCAATgttgagaggccttgcttatgcagctcaaagagagaaagctttttcgcCTTTGCCAGCAAGAGATCACGACAGCGTGAATACCTGAAAATGACATCGAATCCACAATTTTGCTGTGGTTCTAATCATTTGATCAGCTAATGaagagcctatttcactttagcACACAATAAATTGTGCacgaaaatgttttttgtctcactcccatttgttctttttataTTTCGTTGATGAATAAGGTTCCTGCTTtgtggaaatgcacttatcacggttgggtctagaaccaattaaccacaatcaacgagggattgctgtaatttgttttgtcttaaaaaatattttccaaaaacgggTCTTGATATCTTCAGGGTCGTTTTGTATTTGGGCCAGTGTGGTAGCATTTGCCATGACAAGGCTATTTTTAGATTGCATATTCAGCAGTGAGTACTATAAATCAATCAGTGCAGAGTTACGCTACAGTTACAGAAGAcatcattttcagcattttgcACGATGgaattttaaattaaactgcGATAGAAGCGAAGACTTTTATCTTTATTTCTATGGGGTTTAACACACGTGTCAAGCGACTATTTAATTGGGAATTACAGACATTTTAAACCAAAAGCCCGAGTCAGCTGCATTGTCCTCATTTTGCTCCCTCGATTGCTGTAATGCCTGCCTCCCATGGATTAACATTCGGATTTACAGGGAGAGTTCAAGCACAGATGGATTGGGAGTCTTTTTATCTGCAATTTCCCACGTTTATTTCAAAGAACGCTGGTGGAAAAagccacatactgtatcttcagGAAAAGTATGCACATTTGCACATCAACAATACATGAGCGTGATTGTTGTATATGTATGAGCCACATCCACAACTCAGAGGTACTGGCAAACAGTTAATATTTGATACAGCTATACCAGAGCCactgaaaaagaaaatggaCACCGTTATGAGTCTTTCTGATGTGAGTTAACTGCAATACAGTCGGCCATGGAACTTTGTGAAATGTATCCAAATTGGCTGAAAAAAAACTTGAATGTTTTGTCGCGTAATCTCATATAATAGTACCATTTCACGACATTTTATTGGTTGAGCTTAGCAGTGTTTGATTTGGCTTAGTGGAACTGTTTTGGACTTTAgtgaatattaatatatattacgAAAAACAACACAAGGGTCCTCCTTGGCAATGAACTGCTTACAGATTATCCTCTGGaatttgacacatttgcatTAAGCACGTATTAGCTGttgtaaaatacagaaaatactaTCGCTTTTACAGCAGCACAAAATTACTCACAGCATTAATATTCTTTGGAAGGGGGGGAAGCCTCCAATAATGTGATTAGCAACATGTTTTCCCCTCTATCTTATGAATGCTACATgttcactgatctgtactaataaatcTGGATGGCTCATAgtctgaagccaaagagacgccatcttactactcacatctcgactacgttggcacagcgtacatagtgtacagaGCAGATCaggaggctcgcagaacatctatattttaaattaaaaagcggggagattctcccattccttcaagtaacgcaaccttcgtcccttaaaaaccatttgatacgttattctctatcttttggctatattaaatgtactttttccccttccaattctcattgcctttgggacaaaattctaccttgcaccctggctcagcactcccctatagcaatgatagttttactcctctagaaagagattttcatttgaactgcatatcccatcccttttttccactaaaatccatggtcatgatcctttactttttatttttactttcatacaattcactatgctctcgtctgtacaaaatatgaatcataaaagagagtgactttggacacgttttaaaatcatttaacattttgctgatttttttctgattttttgtttgtgttatgaaatagaaatgatatagaaatatattttaacaaaaaccacaggaataatatgtaatataatatgtaataatatataaacattgtctccatatgggggttcatttgaaatttggctaaacaaaaaaaacaacaaaagaaaaaaacgtattttttaatatttgcaagcaaccgcaaattatttagtagtctagttgCGGTTGTTTGTTTCCATATCCCCCACAGCCTCCTATGTAAAGCCGtcatgactcaggtatggtatgatagacagaattttaaaaaatgatcatatccgagtccttatgactaagctcaagcacacctgttgtgcgaggttagcctgaagactaaccttgcatttagtgtgagtgggtaacaaactaacaacagacttaacaactcacTAGTTCTTCCATAAGTCATTGttcgagaagtgtttcttgagagtggcaatatggcggccgtttgccttcacaagtcatcgccaatgagatATCCAGacatattatacagatcagtgtacATGTTTAAGTACATACTGACCCTGAGTTTCTCCTGGGGATTATTACCCAATCAGGACAAACCAACAATTATCTGGCCCCGCCCTATTTTGCCTTATCAACCTATCACAGGTCTTTTCTCACACCTGATTCTTGATTGGCACCAAACAAGCAAAAAGCGAAAGGCATGACGCGATTGAAGTTGACGGACCTGACATTTGAGTAAACCTGACTATTGATAAAGTGCAGATATAATTCGTGGTTACTGAAATGAACGTTGGGAACGTTTGACTCTTGGTATGGTAATGATACTTTTTCAAGTATCAAGTATAGGCTTTTTCACGAAGATATTAGGTAAACAAAACCAATATGGATATCAACAACCTTATTTGTCAACAATGTATGgtcattcttttaaaaaaatgtattgcatcAGCCCAGCAGAGGGCGGTGTAGGCTAACATTAAACTAAGGCCAAACTGACTCACCCGCACTGACAGATTTACAGTATTGTATATTTCATGGAGAAAAGTTTGAGAACACCCCTTTTAATGTATTAATTGGTCTCGCTGATTTAGCAGCGTGTTTTTCCCAGAATTGTGGAAGCTGTGAGGGATCCCAAGTTCCAAATCCGTCTCAGTTAGTGCACTTCTATACTTGCCATTTT from Dunckerocampus dactyliophorus isolate RoL2022-P2 chromosome 5, RoL_Ddac_1.1, whole genome shotgun sequence encodes the following:
- the LOC129181556 gene encoding LHFPL tetraspan subfamily member 3 protein-like, which gives rise to MIPASAASMLPSAEAAKLYQTNYVRNSRVIGLLWAIFTILFGIVNVTIFSQPYWIGDGVDTPQAGYFGLFHYCIGDGVSRELACQGSFTEFAAIPSRAFKAASFFIGMSMMLVVTCIGCFSLFFLLSTSTVYKICGWMQAAAGVCLVLGCMIYPDGWDSDEVRRMCGEQTDKYSLGACSMRWAYILAIMGILDALILSFLAFVLGNRQDGLMTEELLAESKEGGNA